The Lepeophtheirus salmonis chromosome 1, UVic_Lsal_1.4, whole genome shotgun sequence genome has a segment encoding these proteins:
- the B9d1 gene encoding LOW QUALITY PROTEIN: B9 domain-containing protein 1 (The sequence of the model RefSeq protein was modified relative to this genomic sequence to represent the inferred CDS: deleted 1 base in 1 codon), giving the protein MRDVFLLRHLMTVIKRLSHDSSTVFLLSVTGQIQGADFPGMDDLYCRYSFVSGPDWAITAGQEEGISQVAKKSLDGYQRTIWNFPLDITYRSTCPFGWPQLVVSVYGLDTFGNDVVRGYGGIHVPISLGSKTLTFPAFVPESSSLLQRFTGWVTGRRPEFIDPRVVASGEGRDVTRTRTQGQVTVQFNVVSKDFKKLGYDTTPGEGGSGSCQGDS; this is encoded by the exons ATGAGggatgtatttctattaagacATCTAATGACAGTCATCAAAAGGCTTTCACATGATTCCAG CACCGTGTTTTTACTCTCAGTGACGGGACAAATCCAAGGGGCGGATTTTCCAGGAATGGACGATCTTTACTGCCGCTACAGCTTTGTCTCTGGACCTGACTGGGCCATTACTGCTGGTCAAGAAGAAGGGATTAGCCAAGTCGCTAAAAAGAGTTTA GATGGATATCAACGCACCATATGGAACTTC CCCCTTGACATCACATACCGCTCCACGTGCCCCTTTGGTTGGCCACAACTCGTCGTCTCTGTCTATGGATTGGATACTTTTGGAAATGACGTAGTGAGAGGTTACGGAGGCATCCACGTTCCTATTTCTCTAGGTTCAAAAACTCTGACCTTCCCTGCATTTGTACCTGAATCATCTTCCCTTCTTCAAAGATTCACAGGATGGGTTACAGGAAGGAGGCCGGAATTTATTGATCCACGTGTTGTAGCCTCTGGAGAAGGGCGGGACGTGACGCGAACACGGACTCAAGGACAAGTCACGGTACAATTCAATGTGGTTTCCAAGGATTTTAAAAAGTTGGGTTATGATACGACTCCAGGAGAGGGAGGATCCGGATCGTGTCAGGGGGATTCATGA